A single genomic interval of Burkholderia cepacia ATCC 25416 harbors:
- the efeB gene encoding iron uptake transporter deferrochelatase/peroxidase subunit produces the protein MADDHNQPPRPARRGFLKAGGAAVAAGLAAASMPAAKAADAPAAAPAPAHDGVEPFYGQHQSGIATPQQRHAYFAALDLTTAQRADVIALLKTWTDAAARMTRGDTAQPLAATGGDEVAPADGGDALGLGPARLTITFGFGPGLFALAGKDRYGLAKQRPAALVDLPRFNGDQLLPEKTGGDLFIQACADDAQVAFHAVRQLVRLGAKATQMRWGQAGFTSGKPGETPRNLMGFKDGTMNPPMSDPAAMNEFVWAGSEGPAWMIGGTYTVVRRIRITLEHWDNTELGFQEQVVGRHKYSGAPLGQKDEFEALDLDAADKDGNPVIPDNSHARLASPQVNNGAQILRRAYSYNDSTSFYIERWPPWRQQTEYDAGLMFVAHQRDPRKGFIPINEKLSKLDIMNQFTTHVGSAIFACPPGAQPGSYIGAALFDA, from the coding sequence ATGGCAGACGATCACAACCAGCCGCCCCGCCCCGCACGGCGCGGCTTCCTGAAGGCGGGCGGCGCGGCGGTGGCCGCCGGCCTCGCGGCGGCGTCGATGCCGGCCGCGAAGGCGGCGGATGCCCCCGCCGCCGCACCGGCCCCCGCGCACGACGGCGTCGAGCCGTTCTACGGCCAGCACCAGAGCGGCATCGCGACGCCGCAGCAGCGCCACGCGTATTTCGCGGCGCTCGACCTGACGACGGCGCAGCGCGCGGACGTCATCGCGCTGCTGAAGACCTGGACCGACGCCGCCGCGCGGATGACGCGCGGCGACACCGCGCAACCGCTCGCCGCGACGGGCGGCGACGAAGTCGCGCCGGCCGACGGGGGCGACGCGCTCGGCCTCGGCCCCGCGCGCCTGACCATCACGTTCGGCTTCGGGCCCGGCCTGTTCGCGCTCGCGGGCAAGGACCGCTACGGCCTCGCGAAGCAACGCCCCGCCGCGCTCGTCGACCTGCCGCGTTTCAACGGCGACCAGTTGCTGCCCGAGAAGACCGGCGGCGACCTGTTCATCCAGGCATGCGCGGACGACGCGCAGGTCGCGTTCCACGCCGTGCGCCAGCTCGTGCGGCTCGGCGCGAAAGCGACGCAGATGCGCTGGGGCCAGGCCGGCTTCACGTCGGGCAAGCCCGGCGAGACGCCGCGCAACCTGATGGGCTTCAAGGACGGCACGATGAATCCGCCGATGTCCGATCCGGCCGCGATGAACGAATTCGTGTGGGCCGGCAGCGAAGGTCCGGCATGGATGATCGGCGGCACCTACACGGTCGTGCGCCGGATCCGCATCACGCTCGAACACTGGGACAACACGGAACTCGGCTTCCAGGAACAGGTGGTCGGCCGCCACAAATACAGCGGCGCGCCGCTCGGCCAGAAGGACGAGTTCGAGGCGCTCGACCTCGACGCGGCCGACAAGGACGGCAACCCGGTGATCCCGGACAACTCGCACGCGCGCCTCGCATCGCCGCAGGTCAACAACGGCGCGCAGATCCTGCGCCGCGCGTACTCGTACAACGACAGCACGAGCTTCTACATCGAACGCTGGCCGCCATGGCGCCAGCAGACCGAGTACGACGCGGGGCTGATGTTCGTCGCGCACCAGCGCGACCCGCGCAAGGGCTTCATTCCGATCAACGAGAAGCTCTCGAAGCTGGACATCATGAACCAGTT